ATCGTCATCCGTTCTTCGGCGAATACGCCGATGGACCAGAACTCGCCCGAAGATATCTTTACCTTGGGCGAATACCTGGGACGTGAGCAATACGGTACGCGTCCGCTTTTCTATGGGCAGACATACGCTTCGAAAGTCGCATTGGAAGAAGTGGACGGAGGATGCGTATATGCCATGACCGAAGGTGCGCCGGTGTACCAACGCAAGGAGAAAGAAAATCCTGACGAGAAGGACAGCTACGAAGTGGTGCGCCATAAGAATGAATACAAGTATGCGCAGAACATGATTTTCCCGCGTATGTATAGCGACGCGCATGCGGCGGCATACGAGAGTTGGCTGGGAGGCGTGGAAGGCCGTCAGGTTCCGTACGACCAATGCGGAGAAATGCTGATGGTGAAGATTCCGACCCAGTGGGACAACATCAAGTTCTTCTTCATCTACCAGCTGAACTATATGTACTGGCGTTATTTCATGTGGAATTTTGCCGGACGGCAGAACGATATACAAGGTCAGGGCGAAATCGAGCATGGCAACTGGATTACCGGCATTCCGTTCATTGATAAGGCGTTGGTGGGCGACCAAAGCTTATTGCCCAGTGAGCTGAAGAACAACAAAGGGCACAATGTGTTCTATTGCCTGCCTTTGATATTGGGAATCATCGGCTTGTTCTGGCAGGCATACCGGGGCGAACGGGGCATCCAGCAGTTCTGGATTGTCTTCTTCCTTTTCTTTATGACCGGACTTGCCATTGTGTTATATCTGAACCAGACTCCCCAGCAGCCGCGTGAGCGGGACTATGCGTATGCAGGCTCGTTCTATGCCTTTGCCATTTGGATTGGTCTGGGAGTAGCCGCTATTGCCGAATGGTTGAAAACGAAATTGGGCGAGAAGCCGTCGGCTATTCTGGCAAGTGCCGTATGCTTGCTTGTGCCTTTGCAGATGGTGAGCCAGACATGGGACGACCATGACCGGAGCGGACGCTATACGTGCCGTGACTTCGGACAGAACTACCTGAACTCGGTACAGGCAGAAGGCAACCCGATTATCTTTACCAACGGAGATAACGATACATTCCCCTTGTGGTACAATCAGGAGACCGAAGGCTTCCGCACCGATGTGCGTGTATGCAACCTGAGTTATTTGCAGACCGACTGGTACATCGACCAGATGCGCCGCCCGGCATACGACTCGCCTTCCGTGCCTATTGATTGGGAACGTATCGACTATGTGCAAGGGCATAACGAAGCGGTTTACGTGCGTCCCGATGCGATGGAAACCATCAACAATTATTATAAGCAATATCCCGAAGAGGCGAAGAAAGAGTTCGGCGAAAACCCGTACGAGTTGAAGAATATCCTGAAATATTGGGTACGCTCGCCGAAGGAAGGCTTGCAGATGATTCCTACGGACAGCATTGTGATTAAGTTGGATAAGGAGGCTATCAAGCGTTCGGGCATGTTGGCGCCCGATTCGATACCCGACTATATGCACCTTTCGTTGAAGGGCAAACGGGTATTGTATAAGAGCGAGCTGATGATGCTGGAAATGCTTGCCAATACCAATTGGGAACGTCCGATGTATATGGCGATTACCGTGGGGTCGGACAATCACTTGAACCTGACCAACAATTTCTTGCAGGAGGGGCTTGCCTACCGCATCACGCCGTTTGATAACGCGAAGTTAGGACGCCGCCTTGACTCGGAGAAGATGTACGACAACCTGATGCACAAATTCAAGTTCGGCGGCATTGACAATCCGGATATCTATTTGGATGAAACCGTGCTCCGAATGTGCGATACGCACCGCCGCATGTTCGTGCAACTTGCTTCCCAATTGATTAAGGAAGGCAAGAACGACAAGGCGAAGGAAGTGCTCGACTATTGTGAAAAGGTAATCCCGAGCACCACGGTGCGTCACGATTACATCTATAGCAGCTCGAAAGAAATGGCGGATGATTATGCGGCATTGGGCGAAACCGGAAAAGCCGAGAATATCCTTGTCCAGCTGGCGAAGAACTCTGTAGAATATGCGTCATGGTACATGAGCCTTGATGAAGTGCGTTTTGCAGGTTCGTACGAAGAGTGCATGCGTCATTTCTATATCTTGGACGACGTTTGCAAGGCATTGGAAAAGCTGAAGGATGAAAACGGAAAGCCGCTGGAGTCTGCTGCAAGTTATCGCCATCAGTTCGACCAGCTGTATGGCTTGTTGGAGAACTTGGTCGGAAGCGCGAATCCGGCTCACGAATAGTTAATAATTAATAGGGAATAGTGCACAATGGATAGTTTGTAAAGGTTTTATGCCTTATACCGTTATTCACTATTCCCTATTAATTATTAATTGTTCATTATTAAATTATTAACTGCTATCAGAAATGCTCATCGAACAACCCCCGTTGATACTTCGTTGGATTTATCCGCGTGCTATGTGGCGGATGGATAAGAATGAAAAATCGGTCTATCTGACTTTTGATGACGGGCCTATCCCCGTTATTACTCCATGGGTGCTCGACCTGTTGGATAAATACGGCATTAAAGCCACGTTTTTTATGGTAGGCGATAACATACGAAAGCATCCCGAAGAATTCCGTATGGTGGTAGAGCGCGGGCATCGTCTCGGGAATCATACGTTCAACCACATCCGTGGTTTCGAATACCTGAGCCAGAATTACCTGGCAAACACCGATAAGGCGAACGAATACCTGCATACCGACCTTTTCCGCCCTCCTCACGGGCACATGCGTTGGGTGCAATATCATGTCTTAAAGAAGAAATACCGCATTGTGATGTGGGACCTTGTCACCCGCGATTATAGCAAGCGCCTTACCGGACCGCAGGTGCTTGCCAAGGTGAAGAAATACGTCCGTAACGGCTCTATCATTACTTTCCACGATTCCATTAAGTCTGAACCCCGCTTGAAGTATGCCCTTCCCCGTGCTATCGAATGGTTATTGGCGCAAGGCTATACGTTCAAAGTCTTCGATTGATATATCTTCGTTTTCAAAGCTAACTATCTCTGTCCCCAGTCCTGATAGGCTGGTACTGCTGTTTTGACAGGTCAGTACTCCAGTCCTGGCAGGCTAGGACTGCAGTCCTGATAGGAAGGACTGAGAAAAGAATATGGATACATAAAATGAAGCAGCTGTCTGCTTCGGGGACTTGTTCTTGTTTCATTGCCGTTCTTATCTTATAGTGTCTTGTCTGCCGGAAGTGAGAAATGCGCTATAAGAACTGGAGTTTGTCTCAAATTATTACTCCCTCAGTCTTCATGACATTGTGCTATGCCGTAGATATCCCTATTGGGATTGTTCCTCTTGTCTGTTAAAGAAACTTGCTCATCTGCATTCGATTGTGAATATTAGCTTAATATTCGGAAATATATCCTTTTCTCTTCAATTTTTCTTGTGCAGGTTTTACTTTGAAAAATAACAGGTTCATCCGATGGAAAAAACGGTTCGTTGAATAGTCATTTGCTGCGTGTGTAATCCTGCTTTACACAGATGTTTAAATTCATATATTTGTTTTAGGCGAAATTATAAAAGGATTTTCGTTGCCTTAATCTTATTGTATAATTTTTTAAAACTTAAATCGTATGTATGTAAAACAAATTGTGCAGAAAGCATTCGCAGTCCTTTGGGTGAACATGCTATGTTTGGCGGCGTTTGCGCAAGAACGTTCGATTACGGGAACGGTCGTTGATGAAGCCAATGAGCCGATTATTGGTGCAAATATTACTGAATTGGGTACTACTAATGGGGTAATTACCGATTTGGATGGTAATTTTACGTTGAATGTGCAGGCGGACGCAAAGATTCAAATTTCGTTTATTGGTTACATTATGCAGACGGTAGCTGTTGGGAACCGGACACATTTTGACATTGTGTTGAAAGAAGACACCAAAACGCTTGATGAAGTGGTGGTGGTAGGTTATGGAACCATGAAAAAAAGCGATTTGACTGGTTCTATTGCCTCTGTTTCTTCTGAGAAATTGGCATCCCGCGGTACGGTACGTGTAGAAGACGCATTGCAGGGGGCGATACCCGGTGTGAATATTACGCAAAGCAACAGCCGTGCCAACGGAAGTTTTGACATGCAAATCCGCGGACAAGCATCTATCAACAACAGCAGTGACCCGCTTTTTGTGGTTGATGGAATGGTTGTCTCATCCATTGATTTCTTGAATCCTGAAGATATAGAGCGGATAGATGTATTGAAAGACGCGTCTTCTACCGCCATTTACGGTTCGCGCGCTTCTGCGGGTGTAATCGTCATTACGACAAAAGGCGCGGGAGCGGGACAGGGCAAGGCACAACCGGTGGAAATCTCTTACGATGGTTATTATGGTGTCCGCAAGGTGGCGCGCATGCCTGAACTTATGGATTCGCGCGAATGGATGCAATACCGGTTTGCCCGCTATACAGAAGGAACGGTAGATGAGGACGGGCATGTAACGTATGTCATGACTGACTCTAACTTGCAATCGGTGTTTCAAAATGGAACCGATTGGCAGAATTCTACATTGATGCAAAGGTATTTGACGAATGAGACTTATGACTGGTCTGACTATGTGTTGCGCACCGCGACACAACAAAACCATTATATCAGCGCGAGCGGTGCTACGGAGAAAACCAGTTATCGTTTGGGCATGGGGTACCAGAGTGAAGAAAATGTTTTCAAGAACAACGATTACCAGCGTTTTAATATCAAAGGTTCGTTTGACAGTAAGCTGTCAAAAGTCGTCGAAGCCGGTATGTCGGTCAATTTGGTACACGATGTGCAGGATGACTGGATTACCGCGACTTCAAGCAGTTATTCTCCTTATAATAATGCTTTCTGGATGGCGCCGGTCTTGTCTCCTTATGAAGAAGACGGAAGTCTGGCTGCTCTTCCGGGAAAAGTAGGGACCATGTCATTGACTTCTACCCCTTCTCCTTTGGTGGATTTTGTCATCGATGCGTATGATAATGAAACCCGTAAGTTTCATACTTTCGGTAATATGTATCTGCGTTTTAACATTTTGGAAGGATTACGTTTTACGACCACTTTTTCTCCCAATTACTATCATGGCAGGCAAGGCATTTTCTACGGGACGGGAGTTTCAGATGAGTATCCGTTGGGAACTGCTTATTACCAGAGTCAGGAACATAACCAGGCTTCTGTAATCAATACAGAGCGTCTGGACTGGACTTGGGATAATCAGATTGATTATGCAAAGACGTGAGGAGAGCATTCATTGAACGTCATGGGGCTGTTTTCCATGTATGCTTCGAATAAGGAAACTTATACGCAAACCGTAAACGATATTTCAGATGACAAATTATCTTACCATGCGATGGATAAAGGGTCGGGTACAAAGACCATAGAATCTACTTATACCGAATCGTCCTTGGTATCAGTCGCTACCCGTTTGAATTATTCTTATAAGGGGCGTTACATGGCAACGGCAACCATACGTGCTGACGGTTCTTCCCGGTTTGCCAAAGGTAACCGTTGGGGATGGTTCCCCTCGGCAGCTGTGGCATGGCGTATGTCGGAAGAAAGCTTTATGAAGGATGTCCGTTGGCTCGACAATTTGAAGCTTCGTCTCTCTTATGGTATTACCGGAAACAATAACGTAGACGATTATGTCACGGAATCTTCGGCTTCAGGTCCTAATTATGTTACTATCAATGGGATAGAATATCAAGGATATTATCCGAACGGGCTGATAGACAAAGACCTTATTTGGGAACGCATCAAGGAATTTGACGCGGGAGTGGATATCGGTGTGTTGCGGAACCGCATCAACCTTACTGCCGACTTTTACCGGCGCATATCCGACGGGCAGATAATGGACTCTACCGTTCCTCTTGAAACAGGAGAAAGTTCAGTCACAACCAATATCGGATGTGTGCAAAATACCGGTATAGAGCTGGCATTGGGGCTGGGCATCATACGTACCAAGAATTTCACTTGGGACATGAACCTTGCCTTTGCGCGGAACTGGAACAAGATTACCGAATTGCCGAACGGTGACGACACATCGAATAATTGGTTTATCGGCGAGAGCCTGAATGTATTGCGTGGCTATACAGGTGCGGGAGTGGTTACGGAAGACGGGGTGACCATGAATACCGTGAATGGGAAAAAACATTATACCTTGAAAGAAGTATATCAGAAGTATGGATGGTACGAAGGGCAATATGCAGTGAACGACTGGAACGATGATGGGGTAATCAGTGAGGAGGATAAGCAAATCTATGGTTGTACCGACCCCAAATGGACAGGCAGCCTGAGTTCGACCATGACGTATAAAGGATTTGATTTTTCATTCATGCTGTATACGAAACAAGGGCAATGGTCCCGCAGTTATTTTCATGAACAATATCTGGACTATAGTGACCGTGGGCGGCAGAAAATGAGCTTTGACTATTATATTCCTGCCGGAACTCCGGTATTGGACGAAGACGGGAATGTAACGACTCTCACCGAAGCCCATTACGGCGAATATCCTTACCCGACCAATATGGATAAAACGGCGGGCGGTTATTTCGACAAGAGCAGTGATGCGGTGCGCTATCACAAGACATCTTTTGTAAAAGTGAAAAACATTACGTTAGGCTATACTTTCCCGCAAAAGTGGATGAGCAAGTTTGCCGTGAAGCATTTGCGCCTTTACCTCAATGTGCTGAATCCGTTCTGTTTTACCGATTATGAAGGGTTTGACCCGGAATGGGCAGATGCCAACCTTACAAATGGCGGTCCGGCTTCTGTTACTTATCAGGTGGGTGTGAACCTTAAGTTTTAACAATAACCAATAATTACTATACGTATGAGAAAGACAATTGAATTATTATACACTTTCATCGCTGCAGGCAGCATGGTGTTGGCTGGATGTGATGATTTTCTTACTCCTGAAAATAAGAGTGCAGTGACGGATACGGATTATTTCGCTACTTCCGACGGTTTCCAGTCACTGGTGTACGATGCGTATGCACAGTTGGACCCGCTTTTCAATGATAGTGATACGCCTCTTTATTTCAATGCCGGGACGGACTTGTATCAGCAAGGGCGCAAGACATCCGACCAGGCATTACACCGCTGGCTGAACTTTACGCCCGAAAACGGTACGGTAGAAACGTTTTATACGGAATGCTATGACGGCATCCGTTCTTGTCTGGCTATCCAGTATTATGCGCCGAACGCTTCGGTTGACGATGAAACCAAACAAAAAGCGATTGACGAAGGGCGTTTTGTGGAAGCATTGTTTTACTATTTGCTGGTGAATAATTTCGGTGGAGTGCCGATTGTTACCGAATATGCTGATACGGCAGTAAAAGGTTATCCTCGGGCGACGGCTGAAGAAGTGTATAATTACATTATCGGAGAGCTGGAAAGCATCATCTCGAACAATCTGCTGGTGGAGTCTTCTGCAACTGCCGGCGGAGGAGAAGCCAGTATCGAGGCGGCTAAAGCCTTGCTTGCCAAAACTTATCTGTCGGCTGCATGGGATTTGGGAAATGACGCATATTTTTCCGAAGCCGCCCGATATGCCGATGAAGTGATTGACGGGCGTTCCTTGACCACAGAGTTCGCAGATTTGTGGGCTGCTGATTATTCGGGCGATGATGATGCCGAATTCATCTTTGACCTTGAATTTGATTTCGACAGCACCCACGACCAGACAGACGGTAATTGCTGGCAGAACTTTTATTGCAATTATTATGGAGGTTCGGAAGAAGGGATGAAAAACGGTGCCTCATGCTATGTCCCTTACATGCATACGCTCAGGTATTTCGAAGAAGGTGATAAGCGTTATGATGCCACCTTTATGAAAACATTGTTGGTAACCGGCGCTTGGGATCCTGACCAGGGGTTTAAGCAAGACGGGAATCCGTTGGGAGACTATTTCGGGTTTTATGAAAATGGCAATACAGCCATGGGGCGTATGGTAGGCGTATATTATCCGGCTTATTGGGAATGCGACGATGAATCGGTATCGGCATGGCGTGCCGAAGATCCGGAGAACCGAGAGCAGACATACGTTATCCCGCAAAACGAAAAAACGGCGATTATGGATCCGATGTCAACTTATGAGACGGACCGGGAAGAGGTCGATAACGGCGTTATTCTGAAATACGATTTGGAGACCGAGTGTTATCAAAAAAGCTGGTCTATTCAGCCCTGCCGTAAATTTGATGACAGCAATACGGCAAGCTATAACAGTGACCGCAGTTTCCGTGACATTCATATCATTACCCTGCCTGAAATCTTTTTGGTTGCGGCAGAGGCGTATCTGAAAAGCGGGGATTCCGCTACGGCATTGGAACGTTTGAATACCATACGCCGCAGGGCAGGCGTAGCCGATGTGGCGAGTGTGGATGTGGATGCAATCCTGAAAGAATCGGCATGTGAAATGTTCGGTAACGGATATCGCCGTATGGACCTTCGCCGTACAGGCAAACTGATTGAATACAATAATCTGTATAATTCGGAGTTGCAAGGAACGGCAGAGTCGGCGATTGGGGAAAAACTTTTATGGCCCATTCCGCAAGCGGCGATAGATGCCAATGACCAGCTATCTTCTGCCGACCAGAATCCGGGATATTAACGGCTTTTTGCCAAGAGTTATGCCAATTGTTAAGGCGAATACGCTGAAAGTTACAGATGGTAACTGTAAACATGAAAAGAACCATATCAAACTCGTTGTTGAGTGCGGTATGGTTCTTTTTTTGCTCCTGCCTTACAAGTTATTTTAGAGTCTGTTTAAATTTTGCTCAGGTTAATTTTGCGAATTGTTTTCGAGGATGTTTTTCTGATTTTATGAGAAGGATAGCGGGCTATCTGACGAATAAAATCGGGAAAACAGACCGGAAACAAACGCAAAAGAACCTGATAGAATATTACTTTATTGGAAAATTTAAACAGGCTCTTAGCTTGAATCTGTTTTCAATGATTCCCAGAGTTTACATATTCCGAAACATGCTGCGACGGTCTTTTTTATTTGTCCGTTTCAGAATAATTTCGTTCCTTTGCATAAACCCTTAAAAACGTAATTCACAATGAAGTACCCGATAGGAATCCAAAGCTTTAATCAGATTATAGAAGACGGTTATGTCTATGTCGACAAGACTGGTTTGATTTACCGGTTGGTAAAAGAAGGGAAAATCTATTTTCTGAGCCGTCCGCGCCGGTTCGGCAAGAGCCTGCTGGTGTCTACCCTGAAATGCTATTTCCAGGGGCGGAAAGAACTGTTCAAGGGGCTTGCCATTGATAAGCTAGAGACCGAGTGGGCGGAATATCCCGTGTTCCATATCGACTTCAACGTGGGCGACTTTACCCTGTCGGGCAATTTGGAAGCGAGAATAGAAGAGACCTTGGCAGCCTGGGAGAAGCTGTATGGCAGGAGCGATACGGCGCAAACGACAGGCGCACGCTTCATCCACGTGCTGCATCAGGCGCGCAAACGGTACGGCAGGCGGTGCGTGGTATTGATAGACGAATACGACAAGCCTGTCCTTGACGTGCTGGATACGGGATATGGCACTACGATAGACGGTGAAAGGCGCCTGCTGGAAGACCGCAACCGGGAAATATTGAAGAACTTCTATTCGGTATTTAAAACCGCTGACGAAGACCTGCAGTTTGTCCTGCTGACGGGCGTGACCAAGTTCTCGCAGGTAAGCGTGTTCAGCGGATTCAACCAGCCAAGCGACATCAGCATGGACGACCAGTACGAGACGCTGTGCGGCATCACGCAGGAAGAACTGGAGCATTACTTCGCCGAACCGATCGGGGTATTGGCAAAGAAATACGGTACTACAGTGGAAGGGATGCTGAATATATTGAAACACCGGTACGACGGGTATCATTTCAGCAGCAACCTGACGGATGTGTACAATCCGTTCAGCCTGTTGAACGCGTTTGCTAAAAGAGAGCTGCGTGACTACTGGTTCTCCAGCGGCACGCCTACCTACCTGATCCGCCTGATGAACCATACGCAGGAGGACCTGAACGAAATGACCGGCAAGTATTACGCCCCCAAAGAGTTCGTAGATTATAAGGCAGACGTAGAGAAACCCCTCCCGATGATTTACCAGAGCGGTTGTCTGACCATCAAGGACTACGATAGGGATTTCGGCATGTTCCTGCTCGACTTCCCGAACAATGAGGTGAAAGGCGGTTTCGTGTCTCTGATCGCTTCCAGCTACTTGAAGCCTCAGGAGAATTTGGATAACTGGATAAGGAGTGTGGTTGTTTCCATGCGCAAAGGCGATGTGGAACAGCTCCGCAAGCTGTTCACATCCTTTCTCGCCAGTATCCCCTATTCAATGCGCAGCAAGAAAGACGAGGCGGAAAAGGAACGCTTCTTCCACTATACGCTTTGCCTCATCTTCCGCCTGATAAGCGTCTACACGGTCTATACCGAGAAGGAGCAAAGCCAGGGACGTGCCGACTGCATCGTAGAGACGGACAATTACATCTACATCTTCGAGTTCAAACGAGACGGCACGGCGGACGAAGCCCTGGCACAGATAGAGGCGAAAGGCTATGCCCAGCCCTACGAAGCCGACCCACGCATCTTATATAAAATAGGTGTGAACTTCTCTTCCGAAACGGGAACGGTGGAGGACTGGAAAACCGTCTGATTTACGATTTGACTATTTATGGTTTACTATTTGTGAATTTCGTAAACAGTCCATGTAGGGGCGTATCGCATACGCCCTAAAAACATCCGCATGGATAAGTAGACGTATTCGGGCGTATACGATACGCCCCTACAGTTCATTGAGTGAAATGCGGAATCCAGTGTGACAGGGAAGTCTAGTATCGCAGGTAGACACAAAAAAAGCGGCTCTTTCGAGTCGCTTTTTTTATTTATAGAGTAATCGGTTAAGATTATTTGTTCGCTTGAATAGTTACTGATACTTCTTCTTGCAATTCGTATCCCCAAACGTCTTTTACAGTTACAGGCATTTGAACTTCTGTCGTATTAGTAATATTTTCACCATATACAACAAATGCGCCATTATACTGCTTCTTAGCTTCAGAATCATAAGTTGCAGGAGCAAGTTCAATTCTCTTAATCAAGTTTTCTTTATCACGACCCGGAGTTACTTTGTCGATTTGTTCATTGTCCCATGCAATAACATATGAACCACTCTCGGTAACTACCTTGTCAGGAACAACATTGTAATCATTTCCGTTGTAATCTTCACCCTTGATCATTGCGTCTGTAATGCGTGCACCCTTAGACCAGTCATTAGCACTGATGTTGATTGTGCTTCCAGAAACAGGAGTTACAGTACCTTCATAAATCGGGCTCATCAGACGAATCTTGAATGTGTATTCCTTATCGCTGTTTTCTGCATAGTTCCAACCTGCAATAGCTGCTTCATCAGTATTGAAGTAACCCTTAGTAGCCTTGATAGTTACAACTTCGTTATAACCGTTAGCACCTTGGTTCTTGTCATTGATACCTGCTTTATCTGCATCGAAGTCAAGAGTTGTGTAAACTTCTTCGTCAGAGTCTTCTACAGAATTGTCTTTACCGAAGTAAACAATTGCATCCTCTGCACTGCTCTTAACTGTGTTAGTACCATTAGTCCACTGCAATTCAAACAATGTTTCGCCAGTTTCGCCAGTTTCACCTACCTTGTCATTAGTGAAGGTTACTTGAGCATTGCTTACAAAGTCGTTGAAGTATCTTGCCAAAGTTACAGCAGTCGGAGCTGTTTCGTTATTACCCTTATTAGTCTGATAGAAGTAAGCATTGATTACATCGTTGGTCTTATCCAAATATGCATCTTTCTTAGAGAACAATTCAGATAATGCAGGTGCATGGAATTCAACCGGAACTACGATGCTGTTCAATACATTGCCACCGTTTTCTTTCGTAGCCTTGAATGTTGCCTTGATGTAATAAGTCTTATCAAGTTCAAGACCAGCATCATCACTGTTAATCTTGCTATTATCAATATCAACTTGGATATAGTTAGCCTTGTTTCTATCGGTTACAGCTGCGTGGTCCTTACTATCTTTCTTCGACAGTTTTTCTACAACCATAGCCGTGATACCATCAGGCATAGCCTTAAAGTCTTTGTCTGCTTTTGTAGACCATTGGAATGTGATTGCATCCTTATTAATGTCCACATTTTGCATCCATTGGTTGAGGTTGTCACCCAAAGCAGTCTTCATTGTAGCCAAATCGATGCCGAAGTAGTTGTTGTTATAATCTTCGATATTAACATCATGTTCGTGTAAGCCATATTCAGCAGGAGTAGTGATTTCGCTATTCAATACGATAGTAACAACTGTTTTCTTAACTTCACCATTGTTAGCTACGCTGTAGATAATCAAGTCAAATTCAGCAGGAATAGAAGATACATCCGGATTCTTGCCAATCGTAAAGGTGTGTTTGTCTTGATTGAAGCTCAAACCATAAACTTCACGGTCTGAATCATCTGCAGTCAAGTACATATCATACAAGGCTGATGCTTGCACAGCATTTACAGTGTATTCTACATTTGTCTTGAAAGAAATATTTTGGTCACTACCTGTTTGGTCACCTAACAGATAATCAGATTTCAAAGGTGAATCTTGTCCATTGTATTCAACATAAGCTTCTTCTACCTTGAAGTTGAATGTTTTATTTTCTTGACCTTCTTCAGTTGGTATTCCTTCAATATAGAAACCTGTTAATTCTTCAGGATTGATTCGCTGTACTGTCAACTGATATTTGCTGCGGAATCCATGGTTTGCATTCAATGCATATACTACAGCAGCTTCTTTCGTATTTCCTTCAGATTTTTTGATAGCATCCCAAACATCTTCATTATCGTCTTTAGCAACCACCTGATTAGCCATTGACAATGCCCACAAACCATTACCGGTAGTAGCGGCACGACCGTTGATTTCGCTTCCAGTCATTGCACTGCCATCCGTTTGTGAAGGGCTTGCAGTGAATACAACCGGTTCTACATCTTTATTTAACGTATTTGTCAAGTAGAAGTTGATGTTTTCAGCCGGAACATCTACCGGATCCATACGCAAATCGATTTGGGTAGGAGATGCATAAATGAAATCACCATTATTCGGCAATTTCTTATTTCCTAACCATTTCGATGCAGATGTAATACCATCAGTCTTTACATCGTCACTCGGATTGAAGTTAAAGTCCTGATGAGAAATCAAAACGCCTCTTGGTTGAACCGAAACTGCACTACCTTCCGTCCCATCAGTCAAATAGTCATCGCTATAGTTGTATGTTTCCTTAGACTGAATTGTTTTAGTACCCAATGTCATTTCAGTAATAGAAGATACAGCAGAAGGCAATTTCACGGTTTGCGGGGTCCCGTCCGAAGCATAGATAGTGAAGGTATAACCGTCAGCTTCGCTACCCGATACAGTTACGCCCGATACAGGGATGCCGGTAGATTTATATGTACCATCCTCCTGCAGAACAGACCACATGTTGTTTTCAATGATAATCTGGTCTTTGTGTTCTTCGCCCGGAGTCGGATCAGCAGCAGCCTTAATGTCTGTCGGTTCGCCGTCGATGCACAAAACACCGTCAGCGTTTACAGTAACCACGCTACCCAC
The Phocaeicola salanitronis DSM 18170 genome window above contains:
- a CDS encoding ATP-binding protein — encoded protein: MKYPIGIQSFNQIIEDGYVYVDKTGLIYRLVKEGKIYFLSRPRRFGKSLLVSTLKCYFQGRKELFKGLAIDKLETEWAEYPVFHIDFNVGDFTLSGNLEARIEETLAAWEKLYGRSDTAQTTGARFIHVLHQARKRYGRRCVVLIDEYDKPVLDVLDTGYGTTIDGERRLLEDRNREILKNFYSVFKTADEDLQFVLLTGVTKFSQVSVFSGFNQPSDISMDDQYETLCGITQEELEHYFAEPIGVLAKKYGTTVEGMLNILKHRYDGYHFSSNLTDVYNPFSLLNAFAKRELRDYWFSSGTPTYLIRLMNHTQEDLNEMTGKYYAPKEFVDYKADVEKPLPMIYQSGCLTIKDYDRDFGMFLLDFPNNEVKGGFVSLIASSYLKPQENLDNWIRSVVVSMRKGDVEQLRKLFTSFLASIPYSMRSKKDEAEKERFFHYTLCLIFRLISVYTVYTEKEQSQGRADCIVETDNYIYIFEFKRDGTADEALAQIEAKGYAQPYEADPRILYKIGVNFSSETGTVEDWKTV